agaggaggagcaagaagaagggggagaaggggcaataGGAGACcccaaaaaagagaagaaatccttagattcagacgagagtgatgaggatgACGAGGACTATCAGGTACCGTAACTCCCAATGCATTTAATGTAGATGAACACCCCATAGTCTCAATGTACAACCAACCTGctaatcattgatttttattttccccATGAATCTTCTGGCTCCTGAGCCCAGATTTATAAAGATGGTgggattttttaaagttaaacttTGTGTGTTTCTCCTCCCAGTTAATCTTCACTCTGTTAATAATTTGTTCGTTGCCGTACACTGAAGTGGAAGAAACAGAGGTGGTAACTTTCATGATTAACAGTGGGGTTGAAAACACATGGTAAAGTAAAATATGATGTGGCAGCAGGTATATTCCCTGGTAATAAGAATTTTTTTAGTATCTGTCTAGGTTTGGTTTTAGAGGCAATGACCACATGAGCAAACTTTCTCCACCAGGACGCACATGACGAAGTCTCATTGAGCCTTGACAGCTACAGAACTCATTGATAACATGCATGTCCTTTGTTTCTAAACTCCAGCAAAAGCGCAAAGGCGTGGAAGGGTTGATAGACATAGAGAATCCCAATCGAGTTGTTCAGACAGCCAAAAAAGTAACTCAGCTGGATCTGGATGGACCCAAGGAGCTGTCGCGGAGAGAGCGGTAACAATCCTCCTCCTCTCTTATAGCTTGGAGATGTGTGTGTGCTGTTTGTTCCTAGAATAACGCTCTTCCCCCTGCAATGGCCAAGTCATGTAGTGCCAGTAAATCTGACCCTTTGGGAGGGAAGCTGATGTCTCAGTGAGGTCCTTTATTTATTTGAGCCCACCATCACAGTAGGTGTGAAGATAATTATCAGGATTCACTTTGGATCCCAATTTCATTGGGTAGGAACTTACATGGTTAAGTAGAGCCAGCCTATGTTGGTGGCTGCCATCCTTCatgtgttaactacttgtgctaaacaatctgtagTTAGCTCTGACACTCTgagcacctttcccagacctgaagaaaagctctgtgtaagcttgaaagctcgtctctttcaccagcagaagtaggtccaataaaagatattacctggcCCACCTTGTCATCCTAAAATCAGGCAGCTTTGCGAAATGCATTTAGATGGGCATAAATGTTTGTTCCTCTGATAATTATTAgaatgattattaattatttgtgttaagcacctaggagccctagtcatggaccatggCTATCTAGTTTTCCTTTCTAAAAGCCTGATGTCAATAATCAGAAATAACTGCCCCTGTGCATTAGCGCGTAGTGCCAGAAAAATACCATACTAAGGGTCACCCTGTTAATTCCTGGTATGGCGGGAGCCCTGGTATTGATGGGAGTGTGTTTTCCAGATTCCTGGGGTCAGAGTGAAGTTACTTGCCCCAGTGGACActtaaattttgttttcaatCTTGAACTCAGTTGCCATTTCACACGTGAGTTTTTAGAGAGAAAAGTGCAAGTTTGATTCAATTCCTTCAGCTGGAGGACGGCTTGTGGgtagggcactagactgggaaACAGGAGGACCGTGCTATGTTTTGGCATTGTCCTGCTGTGGGATATTAGGCTAAGTCACAACTCTTTGTGCCAGAGTTTTCCCTGGCACAGTGGGAACAGAAACAATCCCTAATTCACTGGACTACTGTGAGGTACTCGGGTGTGGTGATAATGAATGTTAGAAAGAAGCCTTTATTTAGGTATTCATTATATTGAATAGCTTTTCAAGCCAGAAGCCATCTTCAGCATGGTTCTTCCCAAGCCCCAGGACTACTTTGAAAAGGatttaaacattattttgatCTTCAGCCTCCCTGAATTGCTAGATCACTAACATGATAATTGGAGATTGAAATGACTGTATGCATTTGTGCTCCAAGATCAGAGGTCGATGCTGCTCGAGATCATGCCTTCTCTTAATCCCCTTTCTAACTCTAACGATACCTGTGTGTTAATTTGGATACCATGATGACTAGTGTATTTCACTCAAACAGAGAAGAAATAGAGAAGcagaaagcaaaagaaagatACATGAAAATGCACCTAgctggtaaaacagaacaggcaaAGGCAGATCTCGCTCGACTAGCCATCATCCGGAAACAGAGGGAAGAAGCTGccaaaaagaaagaggaggaaagaaaaggtAAGGCTGTTACAATTATATTAATGGTTTCTCATTCGGTCCACCTGTAACTGCCCTCACCGACAGCCATACCACCAGGACCTGTGATCTCAGTATCACAAGCGAAGTAGGTATAGTATTCACTTCCTAACAGTGCTGttactgtgtgctgttaaacagctattCTGTTCAACCCTAAAGCCAGCTGTGTTTCGTCCTCTGCTTTATGCTGATTCATAAAGTGGTAGATTAGGTAGGCAGTGAGCAGGAAAAGTAAGGAGGGAATTGCTCTCTACACCTGCAACGCTTCAGCTGAACAGCGAAAGGGACTTTTGTACACGTTCACACCAGCAGTTCAGTGAATTCCTTGCAAACAGCGTGGATATTGTTTATCAGAATTACATATAACATTACCTAAATGGCTCAGGGAATTGGTAATGGGATATAGAGCTTTGCACCTCCAGCTTACAGGCTGACTCTTAATTCAGCTGAAGTCTCTAATGAACCAAAGTGGTGATGGTGGTTTGGTCTCAGTCCATTTCGCACTGCACAGATCTCTCCACAGCTGGCATGAATGACTGAGACCAGGGTCAGAATGGACCGGAGAGATGGAATTCTCCTTTCACTCTGGATGTGGGCCCACCAGGAATTTTAGCATCTAAGGAGAGGGGGGGTGACAGAGGGACACTTGCTAAGCTATGTGTGTGGTGTGGCTAAATGGAGCTCCGTCTCTCTAGGGCCACTGAGACAGCACCAATTCCCCACATGCATCTGGAAACATtgacaagtctctctctctcttttttttttcccccccctcccccacccccccattcccaCAGCAAAAGATGACGCGTCTGTGGCAGGCAAAAGACTGCAATCACTATCCCTTAACAAATAAGCACAGGACATGCAGGAGGAAGAATTCCAGGGAACTGTGCCTGGTGCCTGCCAGGAACTCTGCCATGTTGCATACCATGTAGGGTGTACTGCAACATCGAAGTCAAATTCACCTCCAAGAGACACTGACCGTGTGTTTGTCTTCATCTTGGCACAGAATTCCATTTTGGGTTGGGGGGGCAGCTGCTATCTTCGGGGCAGAACCGTGCTGAACAGCAGTTCTCTGTGTAACAGTTTGGAAACCTGaatgtttttgctgtttttaGGACAAAGAACAcattaggggcagggtgggggagcaaggtgggaggggaaatgctTCATATGTTAGATTGCAAAACCTAGATTTTCTGTCagcttgggggtggggcatggggtcGGCAATCTTGATGAAAACCCAAAGGTCGGGGGGGTGTATCGTAAGGACCCTCTTCTGCAAACAAACAGCTGATGAAATGGAGCTGCAGAATGTTGTAAGAATAGTCTGGAAGCCTAACTTCATGGC
The Eretmochelys imbricata isolate rEreImb1 chromosome 10, rEreImb1.hap1, whole genome shotgun sequence genome window above contains:
- the PDAP1 gene encoding 28 kDa heat- and acid-stable phosphoprotein, which codes for MPKGGRKGGHKGRARQYTSPEEIDAQLQAEKQKAREEEEQEEGGEGAIGDPKKEKKSLDSDESDEDDEDYQQKRKGVEGLIDIENPNRVVQTAKKVTQLDLDGPKELSRREREEIEKQKAKERYMKMHLAGKTEQAKADLARLAIIRKQREEAAKKKEEERKAKDDASVAGKRLQSLSLNK